A single window of Anopheles moucheti chromosome 2, idAnoMoucSN_F20_07, whole genome shotgun sequence DNA harbors:
- the LOC128303165 gene encoding histone-arginine methyltransferase CARMER: protein MTEQMARLQGCSILVLDDSDKLVGKYDHKVTVLCSYDPQGMAVRLLQEGTTPPKQLEEYLVSGSSMTHLSRGHTSHMLLVGGELILFRFASRADCQQFRGLLHKLSGKVNSVFNLRTEDSSASQYFQFYGYLSQQQNMMQDFVRTSTYQRAIYNNAQDFQNKVVLDVGAGSGILSFFAVQAGAAKVYAVEASNMAQYAQQLVSSNNLTDKIIVIAGKIEEIELPERVDVIISEPMGYMLYNERMLETYLHGKKWLKPDGKMYPSRGDLHVAPFTDEALYMEQYNKANFWMQTEFHGVNLVALRDAAMKEYFRQPIVDTFDIRICMAKSIRHTTNFLTADEKDLHRIQIDVEFHILETGTCHGLAFWFDVEFAGTCSQIWLSTSPTEPLTHWYQVRCLLQTPIFVKQGQVLSGKVVLAANQRQSYDVEIDLKLEGTMISSSNTLDLKNPYFRYTGAPVPAPPGSNTTSPSEAFWSQLDAQGARNAVNLVNGITVNGLGEVDMSSTIINTNLMAIGANGGGANQPNIHPGLISSTGRQQQAANSIAGPQQQQQQQQQQQQSTTAQQLAMTPPIGCAATSTQNVAQHQLIGGAISPSLFTSPAQAILNSHHHHPGQPIHGNQFY from the exons ATGACTGAACAAATGGCTCGGCTGCAGGGTTGTAGCATTCTCGTGCTCGACGATAGTGACAAGCTGGTCGGCAAGTACGACCACAAGGTGACGGTGCTGTGCAGCTACGATCCACAGGGCATGGCGGTGCGGTTGCTGCAGGAGGGTACCACGCCACCGAAGCAGCTCGAGGAATACCTGGTGAGTGGTTCCAGCATGACCCATCTTAGCCGAGGCCACACGTCACATATGCTGCTCGTCGGTGGCGAATTGATCCTGTTCCGGTTTGCTTCCCGGGCTGACTGTCAGCAGTTCCGTGGCCTGCTGCACAAGCTGTCCGGCAAAGTGAACTCAGTATTTAATCTCCGCACGGAGGATTCGTCGGCGTCGCAGTATTTCCAGTTCTATGGCTACCtgtcgcagcagcagaacaTGATGCAGGACTTTGTTCGGACGAGCACTTACCAGCGGGCAATCTACAACAATGCGCAAGATTTTCAGAACAAGGTCGTGCTGGATGTTGGCGCAGGGTCCG GTATTCTTTCCTTCTTTGCCGTCCAGGCCGGTGCTGCGAAGGTGTACGCGGTGGAAGCGAGCAATATGGCACAGTACGCGCAGCAGCTGGTCAGCTCGAACAATCTCACCGATAAGATAATCGTGATCGCCGGCAAGATAGAGGAGATCGAACTGCCCGAACGGGTGGACGTTATCATATCCGAGCCGATGGGTTACATGCTGTACAACGAGCGCATGCTGGAAACGTATCTGCATGGGAAAAAGTGGCTCAAACCGGACGGCAAAATGTACCCGTCCCGGGGCGATCTGCATGTCGCCCCGTTCACGGACGAAGCGCTGTACATGGAGCAGTACAATAAGGCGAACTTTTGGATGCAGACTGAGTTTCATGGGGTGAATCTGGTAGCGTTGCGTGACGCCGCTATGAAGGAATACTTCCGGCAGCCGATCGTCGATACGTTCGACATACGCATCTGCATGGCCAAATCAATCCGCCACACGACGAACTTCCTCACGGCGGACGAGAAGGATCTGCACCGGATTCAGATCGACGTTGAGTTCCACATTCTGGAGACGGGCACCTGCCACGGGTTAGCGTTCTGGTTCGATGTTGAGTTTGCTGGCACGTGCTCACAAATCTGGCTCTCGACATCGCCAACTGAGCCATTGACCCACTGGTACCAGGTACGCTGCCTTCTCCAGACACCGATCTTCGTGAAGCAGGGTCAAGTCCTCTCCGGGAAGGTAGTGCTGGCGGCTAACCAACGCCAAAGCTACGACGTGGAAATCGACCTCAAGCTCGAGGGTACAATGATCAGCTCGTCCAATACGCTCGATCTGAAGAACCCGTACTTCCGGTACACTGGTGCCCCAGTGCCAGCCCCGCCCGGTTCCAACACCACCTCACCGAGTGAAGCTTTCTGGAGCCAGCTGGATGCGCAGGGTGCCCGCAATGCGGTTAATCTCGTGAATGGCATCACGGTGAACGGGCTCGGCGAGGTGGACATGTCTTCGACGATCATCAACACGAACCTGATGGCGATCGGTGCGAACGGTGGCGGTGCCAATCAGCCCAACATCCATCCGGGTCTTATCTCGAGCACGGGTCGACAGCAGCAAGCCGCTAACTCGATCGCTGgcccccagcaacagcaacagcagcagcaacagcaacaacaatctaCAACAGCACAACAGCTTGCAATGACGCCACCGATCGGGTGTGCGGCTACCTCAACGCAGAATGTCGCCCAACACCAGCTGATCGGTGGCGCCATCTCACCGTCGCTGTTCACCTCCCCGGCACAAGCCATCCTCAacagtcatcatcatcatccgggTCAACCGATTCACGGCAACCAGTTCTACTAG
- the LOC128298174 gene encoding zinc finger protein 629-like, producing the protein MLTVYCRLCLNPSSLNEIVSLFDTYKGFSIRDALEELFQIKILPTEMLSTICKKCVAKVCTVRDIRQEFITQDLKYQQMISSSSKEESLSAQQQTTSKPSQTDPEPSPEAESTTEEQQSKQEEPGESVEYLELSEVKENATSDNGDSNSIVYYVEQSNDADGKNTPQSEYEVTLVPGSPGKSPVRFKIANCIAGNGYDGEEVGVLEAKNDQDNASVEAYCTYSEDNAEPSEAQPSVNETVDCTKLYICEWCDTCFNTNEAYTTHVCPERTEAAETHGRQSKKRTIAGKVYKKELPKATVCPHCTETFNMDKHLVQHMKLAHPDQVEIFNCTECTEEFATSNALYEHERLRHRSGHQCKFCGKELPNAFSLQSHENVHTKRQTFSCPVCNKMFSQYSSMWRHRLIHDDIKAYECDLCQRRFRQRTVMLAHRLVHTGEKPYTCEICDRSFRDRSTLSRHGQVHTRLRSLRKKQDMASTDD; encoded by the exons ATGCTTACCGTGTACTGCAGGTTGTGTTTGAATCCTTCCTCGTTGAACGAAATTGTCTCACTGTTCGATACATACAAAGGCTTCTCTATACGCGATGCTTTGGAGGAGTTGTTTCAAATTAAG ATACTTCCCACGGAAATGCTATCCACTATCTGTAAGAAATGTGTTGCAAAAGTCTGTACCGTACGGGACATTCGACAAGAATTCATCACACAGGATCTCAAATATCAGCAAATGATCAG CAGTTCTAGCAAGGAAGAATCACTCTCAGCACAGCAACAAACTACTTCCAAACCATCACAAACTGACCCAGAACCTTCTCCCGAGGCTGAAAGCACCACCGAAGAACAACAATCTAAGCAAGAAGAGCCTGGTGAAAGTGTTGAATATTTAGAGTTAAGCGAAGTGAAAGAAAACGCAACATCGGACAATGGTGATAGTAATTCCATCGTCTACTATGTAGAGCAATCAAACGACGCGGATGGAAAGAATACGCCACAGTCGGAATATGAAGTGACGCTAGTGCCCGGAAGTCCTGGAAAGTCACCCGTTCGATTTAAAATAGCCAATTGCATTGCGGGGAATGGGTACGACGGCGAAGAAGTGGGAGTTTTGGAAGCGAAAAATGATCAAGATAATGCCAGCGTTGAAGCATACTGCACATATTCGGAAGATAATGCCGAGCCTTCAGAAGCGCAACCCAGTGTAAACGAAACGGTTGATTGTACGAAGTTGTACATCTGCGAGTGGTGTGATACATGCTTCAACACAAACGAAGCGTACACGACGCATGTTTGTCCGGAGCGTACGGAAGCAGCCGAAACACACGGAAGACAAAGCAAAAAGCGAACGATTGCCGGCAAAGTATACAAAAAAGAGCTTCCAAAAGCAACAGTGTGTCCACACTGTACGGAAACGTTCAACATGGACAAACATCTGGTCCAGCACATGAAGTTAGCGCATCCGGATCAGGTTGAGATTTTCAACTGCACTGAATGCACCGAAGAGTTCGCAACATCCAACGCTCTCTACGAACACGAACGGTTACGACATCGTAGCGGCCATCAGTGTAAGTTTTGCGGAAAGGAACTGCCGAACGCTTTCTCTCTGCAAAGCCACGAAAATGTACACACCAAGCGGCAAACGTTCAGCTGCCCAGtatgtaataaaatgttttcccaGTACAGCAGCATGTGGCGTCATAGGTTGATACATGACGATATAAAAGCTTACGAGTGTGACCTGTGTCAGCGCCGGTTCCGGCAACGGACTGTTATGCTAGCGCACCGTCTGGTACACACAGGAGAGAAACCGTACACGTGCGAGATTTGCGATAGATCCTTCCGAGATCGTAGCACATTGTCAAGGCACGGACAAGTACATACAAGATTAAGGTCGTTGAGGAAAAAGCAAGACATGGCATCAACCGACGATTGA
- the LOC128303013 gene encoding sodium leak channel NALCN, which translates to MLGRKQSIKGEPVLADYGPEESLNESADIEWVNKLWVRRLMRLCALISLTSVSLNTPKTFERHPFLQYCTFCCDTVATLLFTSEMIAKIHIRGALRGEAPYFKDHWCQFDASMVVFLWLSVSLQVFEMLGIVPKFSYLSTVRAPRPLIMIRFLRVFLKFSMPKSRINQIFKRSSQQIYNVTLFFLFFMSLYGLLGVQFFGELKNHCVLNTTEPESLTINSLAIPDTFCSLDPNSGYQCPTGMKCMKMDFLTNYAMGFTGFEDIATSIFTVYQAASQEGWVFIMYRAIDSLPAWRAAFYFSTMIFFLAWLVKNVFIAVITETFNEIRVQFQQMWGVRGHIQNSTASQIITGDDSGWKLVTIDDNKHGGIAPETCHTILRSPYFRMLVMTVVLANGIVTATMHFKHDGRQRHVFYEKYYYIEITFTFFLDLETLFKIYCLGWRSYFKHSIHKFELLLAIGTTLHIIPALYLSGFTYFQVLRVVRLIKASPMLEGFVYKIFGPGKKLGSLIIFTMCLLIISSSISMQLFCFLCDYTKFESFPDAFMSMFQILTQEAWVEVMDETMIRTSKTLTPLVAVYFILYHLFVTLIVLSLFVAVILDNLELDEDIKKLKQLKFREQSAEIKETLPFRLRIFEKFPDSPQMAILHKIPNDFTLPKVRESFMKQFVLEMEPEDLEGYQRPMPECWDSRIAYKKHRPINVMNKTAKVCMVGSDLRKLAITHIINDSNNQRLMLGDSSMLPVAGTKAGLKPQGTITQTKPWRVDQKKFGSRSIRRSVRSGSIKLKQTYEHLMENGDIGAASRVTSSRARPHDLDIKILQAKRQQAEMRRNQREEDLRENHPFFDTPLFAVPRESRFRKICQRIVHGRYDARLKDPLTGKERKVQYKSLHNFLGLVTYLDWVMIFVTTLSCISMMFETPQYRVMEHVALQVAEYTFVIFMSLELALKILADGLFFTPKAYIKDVASVLDVFIYVVSTTFLIWMPRQVPSNSSAQLLMILRCLRPLRIFTLVPHMRKVVYELCRGFKEILLVSTLLILLMFIFASYGVQLYGGRLARCNDPTIQKREDCVGVFMRRVFVTKMKLTPGVNESYPSMLVPRVWANPRRFNFDNIGDAMLALFEVLSYKGWIDVRDVLIKALGPVHAIYIHVYIFLGCMIGLTLFVGVVIANYSENKGTALLTVDQRRWCDLKKRLKIAQPLHLPPRPDGRKFRAFVYDITQHIAFKRCIAVVVLVNSMLLSITWTKDEVHTERLVIVSTILTFVFVIEVVMKNIAFTPRGYWQSRRNRYDLLVTVAGVVWIFLQTTLRSDLSYFIGFMVVILRFFTITGKHTTLKMLMLTVGVSVCKSFFIIFGMFLLVFFYALAGTILFGTVKYGEGIGRRANFGSPVTGVAMLFRIVTGEDWNKIMHDCMVQPPYCTLAANYWETDCGNFTASLIYFCTFYVIITYIVLNLLVAIIMENFSLFYSNEEDALLSYADIRNFQNTWNIVDIHQRGVIPVRRVKFILRLLKGRLECDPQKDRLLFKYMCYELDKLHNGEDVTFHDVINMLSYRSVDIRKALQLEELLAREEFEYIIEEEVAKQTIRTWLEGCLKKIRANNVAKQQNSLIAGLRATNDQKQQQQQQQQQQQQQQQQQQQQQQQPTGPTVSAQQAQQQPLSSQQQQQPPAQQQQSTQTQSQVTSPLQSSTTSQAASSVTSPGQLSKQTEESPTGKDGTLELPDTITTTDQTAKDIENNAKNRKKTATVLNRSDSTGSSSGRKFLAPTLSDPQAKNEKDRYMSKKKQQRGAPPSISVGKASHLGEIGAHSLHLHYHHSFSHGYGAGDHSPHSQPLHHHHHQQQQQQQAQQANMSKFGHAHTNMIYEVHDWWQEQVLSTHSDEEDN; encoded by the exons ATGTTGGGCCGGAAGCAGAGCATCAAAGGCGAACCGGTCCTAGCGGACTACGGGCCGGAAGAGTCGCTCAACGAAAGTGCCGACATCGAATGGGTCAATAAG CTATGGGTCCGCCGGTTGATGCGACTGTGTGCCTTGATATCGCTGACGTCTGTGTCGCTCAATACGCCGAAAACCTTCGAGCGTCATCCCTTCCTGCAGTACTGTACCTTCTGCTGTGATACGGTCGCCACGCTGCTGTTCACGTCCGAAATGATAGCGAAGATACACATCCGTGGAGCACTGCGG gGTGAAGCACCATACTTTAAGGACCATTGGTGCCAGTTCGATGCATCGATGGTGGTGTTTCTGTGGCTTTCCGTCAGTCTGCAGGTGTTCGAGATGCTTGGGATCGTGCCGAAGTTTTCCTACCTCAGCACCGTACGGGCACCGCGGCCCCTCATTATGATACGCTTCCTGCGCGTCTTCCTGAAGTTCTCCATGCCCAAGAGCCGCATCAACCAAATATTCAAACGCTCCAGCCAGCAGATCTACAACGTGACGCTGTTCTTTCTGTTCTTCATGTCCCTGTACGGGTTGCTTGGGGTGCAGTTTTTCGGCGAGCTAAAAAACCACTGCGTGCTGAATACGACCGAACCGGAAAGCTTAACGATCAACTCGCTCGCCATACCGGACACGTTCTGCTCGCTCGATCCGAACTCCGGCTACCAGTGTCCGACCGGGATGAAGTGCATGAAGATGGACTTTCTCACGAACTATGCGATGGGCTTCACCGGCTTTGAGGACATTGCGACCAGCATCTTTACCGTCTACCAGGCGGCCTCGCAGGAGGGCTGGGTGTTTATTATGTACCGTGCGATCGACTCACTGCCAGCGTGGCGTGCCGCGTTCTACTTCAGCACGATGATCTTCTTTCTGGCGTGGCTGGTGAAGAACGTTTTCATCGCCGTCATTACGGAAACGTTCAACGAGATACGCGTGCAGTTTCAGCAGATGTGGGGCGTACGGGGCCATATACAGAACAGTACCGCGTCGCAGATAATTACCGGCGACGACAGCGGCTGGAAGTTGGTAACGATCGACGATAACAAACATGGCGGTATTGCGCCGGAAACGTGCCACACGATCCTGCGCTCACCGTACTTTCGCATGCTGGTTATGACGGTGGTGCTGGCGAATGGCATCGTAACGGCGACGATGCACTTCAAACACGACGGCCGCCAGCGGCACGTGTTTTACGAGAAGTACTACTACATCGAGATTACGTTCACGTTCTTTCTCGATCTCGAAACGCTGTTCAAGATCTACTGTCTCGGGTGGCGCAGCTACTTCAAGCATTCGATACACAAGTTCGAGCTGCTGCTCGCTATCGGCACGACGCTCCACATCATTCCCGCGCTGTACCTGAGCGGATTCACCTACTTCCAGGTGCTGCGCGTCGTACGGCTAATCAAGGCATCGCCCATGCTGGAGGGTTTCGTGTACAAAATCTTTGGCCCGGGCAAGAAGCTGGGCTCGCTGATCATCTTCACCATGTGCTTGCTGATCATTAGCTCCAGCATCTCGATGCAGCTGTTTTGCTTTCTGTGCGATTACACCAAGTTCGAGAGCTTCCCGGACGCGTTCATGTCCATGTTTCAGATTCTCACCCAGGAGGCGTGGGTCGAGGTGATGGACGAAACGATGATACGGACGAGCAAAACGCTCACCCCGCTCGTCGCAGTGTACTTCATCCTTTATCACCTGTTCGTGACGCTG ATTGTGCTCAGCTTGTTCGTCGCTGTCATTCTGGACAATCTCGAGCTGGACGAGGACATCAAGAAGCTCAAGCAGCTCAAGTTCCGCGAGCAGAGTGCCGAAATCAAGGAAACGCTACCGTTCCGGTTGCGGATCTTTGAAAAGTTTCCCGACTCACCGCAGATGGCGATACTGCACAAGATCCCGAACGATTTCACCCTGCCGAAGGTGCGCGAATCGTTCATGAAGCAGTTCGTGCTGGAGATGGAACCGGAGGACCTGGAGGGCTATCAGCGCCCGATGCCGGAGTGTTGGGATTCGCGCATCGCCTACAAAAAGCACCGCCCGATCAACGTGATGAACAAAACGGCCAAAGTTTGCATGGTCGGTAGCGATCTGCGCAAGCTCGCCATCACCCACATCATCAACGATTCCAACAATCAGCGGCTAATGCTGGGCGATTCGTCGATGCTGCCTGTTGCCGGTACGAAGGCCGGATTGAAACCGCAGGGTACGATCACGCAGACGAAACCGTGGCGTGTCGATCAGAAGAAGTTTGGTTCCCGTTCGATCCGGCGCTCGGTACGCAGCGGATCGATCAAGCTGAAGCAAACGTACGAACATCTGATGGAGAATGGTGACATTGGGGCGGCCAGCCGGGTCACTTCGTCCCGTGCACGACCGCACGATCTGGACATTAAGATACTGCAGGCGAAACGGCAGCAGGCGGAGATGCGCCGCAACCAGCGCGAGGAAGATCTGCGCGAAAATCACCCATTCTTCGATACGCCACTGTTTGCGGTGCCgcgcgaaagccgcttccgaaAGATTTGCCAGCGTATAGTGCACGGGCGGTACGATGCGCGGCTGAAGGATCCGCTCACCGGCAAGGAGCGGAAGGTGCAGTACAAAAGTCTGCA CAACTTTCTCGGGCTCGTGACGTACCTCGATTGGGTGATGATCTTCGTAACGACACTGTCCTGCATCTCGATGATGTTCGAAACGCCCCAGTACCGTGTGATGGAGCACGTCGCACTGCAGGTCGCCGAGTACACGTTCGTCATCTTCATGAGCCTCGAGCTGGCACTGAAAATACTGGCCGACGGGCTGTTCTTCACGCCGAAAGCGTACATCAAGGACGTCGCGTCGGTGCTGGACGTGTTTATCTACGTCGTGTCCACCACCTTCCTGATCTGGATGCCGCGCCAGGTGCCAAGTAACTCCTCCGCCCAGCTGCTGATGATACTGCGCTGTTTGCGTCCGTTGCGAATTTTTACGCTGGTGCCGCACATGCGCAAGGTGGTGTACGAGCTGTGCCGTGGCTTTAAGGAGATACTGCTCGTATCGACGCTGCTCATCCTGCTGATGTTCATCTTCGCCAGCTACGGCGTGCAGCTGTACGGTGGTCGGTTGGCCCGGTGCAACGATCCCACGATACAGAAGCGCGAAGACTGTGTGGGAGTGTTCATGAGGCGCGTGTTCGTGACGAAGATGAAGCTGACGCCGGGCGTTAATGAGTCGTACCCGTCGATGCTGGTACCGCGCGTTTGGGCCAACCCGCGACGCTTCAACTTTGACAACATCGGTGACGCCATGCTGGCACTGTTCGAGGTGCTTTCGTACAAAGGGTGGATCGATGTGCGCGATGTGTTGATCAAAGCGCTCGGGCCGGTGCACGCGATCTACATCCATGTGTACATCTTCTTGGGTTGCATGATAGGGCTGACGCTGTTTGTCGGTGTGGTGATTGCGAACTACTCGGAGAACAAGGGTACCGCACTGCTGACCGTAGATCAGCGCCGTTGGTGTGATTTGAAGAAGCGGCTAAAGATCGCCCAACCGCTCCATCTGCCGCCGCGCCCCGACGGTCGGAAGTTTCGCGCATTCGTCTATGACATTACCCAGCACATTGCGTTCAAGCGTTGCATTGccgtggtggtgctggtgaacAGTATGCTGCTGTCGATCACG TGGACCAAGGATGAGGTGCACACCGAGCGACTGGTGATCGTCAGTACCATCCTCACGTTCGTGTTCGTCATCGAGGTCGTCATGAAGAATATCGCCTTCACGCCCCGTGGCTATTGGCAGTCGAGACGAAATCGGTACGATTTGCTGGTGACCGTAGCCGGTGTCGTCTGGATATTCCTTCAAACCACACTGAGA AGCGATTTATCATATTTCATTGGTTTTATGGTTGTCATATTGCGATTTTTCACAATAACTGGCAAGCATACGACCTTGAAAATGTTAATGCTTACCGTCGGTGTGTCGGTGTGCAAATCGTTCTTCATCATCTTCGGCATGTTTTTGCTGGTGTTCTTCTACGCCCTCGCCGGTACGATACTGTTCGGCACGGTCAAGTACGGTGAAGGTATCGGTCG ACGGGCCAATTTCGGGTCTCCGGTAACCGGGGTCGCAATGCTGTTCCGCATCGTCACCGGTGAGGATTGGAACAAGATCATGCATGACTGTATGGTACAGCCACCGTACTGTACACTGGCGGCCAACTACTGGGAAACGGATTGCGGTAACTTCACCGCCAGCCTGATCTACTTCTGCACCTTCTACGTCATCATTACCTATATCGTGCTGAACCTGCTTGTCG CTATTATCATGGAGAACTTTTCACTGTTCTACTCGAACGAAGAGGACGCACTGCTGTCCTACGCCGACATACGGAACTTCCAGAACACGTGGAACATCGTCGACATACACCAGCGCGGTGTGATACCGGTGCGGCGTGTGAAGTTCATACTGCGCCTGCTAAAGGGACGGTTGGAGTGTGATCCACAGAAGGATCGGCTGCTGTTTAAGTACATGTGCTACGAGCTGGACAAACTGCACAACGGAGAGGACGTTACGTTCCACGACGTGATCAA CATGCTTTCGTATCGTTCGGTCGATATAAGGAAAGCTTTGCAGCTAGAGGAACTGTTGGCACGggaggagtttgagtacatcATCGAGGAGGAAGTTGCCAAGCAGACGATTCGTACCTGGCTGGAAGGGTGTTTGAAAAAGATACGCGCCAACAATGTGGCG AAGCAACAAAACTCTCTCATCGCTGGACTGCGTGCAACGAATGAtcagaaacagcagcagcaacagcaacaacaacagcagcaacagcaacagcagcagcaacagcaacaacagcagcaacctaCTGGGCCGACCGTTAGTGCCCAGCAAGCCCAACAACAGCCTCTATCCtcccaacagcagcaacaaccacctgcccaacagcaacaatccACCCAAACACAATCCCAGGTGACCTCACCGTTGCAATCCTCCACCACCTCCCAGGCTGCATCGTCCGTTACCAGCCCCGGTCAGCTGTCGAAGCAGACGGAGGAATCACCCACCGGTAAAGATGGTACTTTGGAACTGCCCGATACTatcaccaccaccgaccaGACCGCCAAGGACattgaaaacaatgcaaaaaatcgcaaaaaaacGGCTACCGTACTGAACCGGTCCGATTCGACCGGGTCGAGCAGTGGGCGCAAATTTCTTGCCCCCACCCTTTCCGATCCGCAGGCCAAAAATGAGAAGGATCGCTACATGAGCAAGAAAAAGCAACAGCGCGGTGCCCCACCGTCGATCAGCGTCGGCAAAGCGTCCCATTTGGGTGAGATCGGTGCGCACAGTTTGCATCTGCACTATCACCATAGCTTTAGCCACGGGTACGGTGCGGGTGATCATTCGCCCCATTCGCAACcgctgcaccaccaccatcatcagcagcagcagcaacagcaggcaCAGCAGGCCAATATGAGCAAGTTTGGTCACGCACATACCAACATGATCTACGAGGTGCACGACTGGTGGCAGGAACAGGTGCTTAGCACGCACAGCGACGAGGAGGACAATTAA
- the LOC128303024 gene encoding transcription factor Ouib-like — MDLLSPSCCRLCLSDPPTESLVFSVFDTFQGKVLSQLIEELFAIKVLEDDRLLSLCLECVNRINTVHKIKQLFVENDRKLRELQQTSQPSVGAFVEEFVYTAFSSDTLDNANIDVEGSALSHAIETVPNNQATGASSQTCTTEDRTSTDEETNDATTDLHCDTDGRDEKGKLEPFHESQPTVSKIELPASLPPIQLPRNKCYFCGVTFESSLQFTNHLPSHFNDVPYTCTECDGLVFKTVREASKHISYHDANERPFQCRICTLRFPTRMNSLTHERKMHRFKLKRMEAKQGNGLAKRKVPDKRNKPRSIKAEEKLAEHGCEICERKFTAKKNLTRHLMIHTGEKPYKCDRCDRSYRQAGELKKHRSIEHMCNKQSTGKVQQTNGKATVANSRSGSAGSMNKRSTAKRVFSC, encoded by the exons ATGGATTTGCTCTCTCCGTCCTGTTGCAGGTTGTGCCTTAGTGATCCACCCACAGAATCACTTGTTTTTTCTGTCTTCGATACCTTCCAAGGGAAAGTTCTGTCGCAGCTGATCGAGGAGTTGTTTGCCATAAAG GTTTTAGAAGACGATCGGCTCCTATCGCTTTGCCTTGAGTGCGTTAATCGTATAAATACGGTGCACAAGATCAAGCAACTCTTCGTAGAAAATGATCGAAAGCTGCGCGAATTACAGCAAACTAGTCAGCCCTCGGTCGGTGCATTTGTGGAAGAGTTTGTCTATACTGCCTTTTCGTCCGACACTCTGGACAACGCAAACATCGATGTCGAAGGGTCAGCGCTTAGCCATGCAATTGAAACAGTGCCAAATAATCAAGCGACAGGTGCATCGTCCCAAACATGTACCACTGAAGATCGCACTTCCACCGATGAGGAAACAAACGACGCTACAACAGACCTGCACTGTGATACGGATGGTAGGGATGAAAAGGGAAAGTTGGAACCGTTTCACGAAAGTCAACCGACCGTCAGTAAAATCGAACTCCCTGCTTCTCTACCACCGATCCAGTTGCCCCGGAACAAATGTTACTTTTGTGGAGTCACGTTTGAAAGCTCGTTGCAGTTTACCAATCATCTACCGAGCCACTTTAACGATGTGCCTTACACCTGCACGGAATGTGATGGGTTGGTGTTTAAAACGGTACGGGAAGCGAGCAAACACATTTCGTACCACGACGCAAACGAACGTCCGTTCCAGTGCCGCATCTGTACGCTTCGGTTTCCCACGCGCATGAACAGCTTAACCCATgaacggaaaatgcatcgcTTCAAGCTAAAACGTATGGAAGCAAAACAAGGAAATGGACTCGCGAAACGAAAAGTGCCCGACAAACGCAACAAACCACGCAGCATCAAAGCGGAAGAAAAGCTCGCAGAACATGGGTGTGAAATTTGTGAACGTAAATTTACGGCAAAGAAAAATCTTACCCGTCATCTTATGATACACACCGGTGAAAAACCGTACAAGTGTGATCGTTGCGATCGATCGTACCGACAGGCTGGGGAGCTTAAGAAACATCGAAGCATCGAACACATGTGCAACAAGCAGTCCACCGGCAAAGTGCAGCAAACGAACGGCAAGGCAACAGTGGCCAATTCCCGTTCCGGTTCTGCAGGCAGTATGAATAAAAGAAGCACCGCGAAACGGGTGTTTTCGTGTTAA
- the LOC128298014 gene encoding UPF0587 protein CG4646 yields MGKIGLQIKATLENIEELKTSHPNYAFFLKIKCTNCGEVSDKWHDLTESEHVNEDSRNPKGFNFHMKCRMCSRENSIDVIEGSNASYTEQDSGKKKTIVAFDCRGVEPIEFSPRSGWIAKATENGPTFEDIDLSEDDWVEYDQTNNNSVGVYEFESDFVKMKK; encoded by the exons ATGGGCAAAATTGGTTTACAGATTAAAGCTACGCTGGAGAACATCGAGGAGCTAAAAACGAGCCATCCCAACTATGCGTTTTTCCTGAAAATCAAATGCACAAATTGTGGCGAAGTATCCGACAAGTGGCATGATCTGACCGAGAGCGAACATGTCAACGAAGATTCGCGCAATCCGAAAGGATTTAATTTTCACATGAAGTGTCGTATGTGTTCTCGTGAGAATAGTATCGACGTTATCGAAGGGTCTAATG CAAGCTACACCGAACAAGATTCcggcaaaaagaaaacgatcGTCGCCTTTGATTGCCGTGGTGTTGAACCGATCGAATTCAGCCCTCGCTCTGGATGGATTGCAAAAGCGACGGAAAACGGACCGACTTTCGAGGATATTGATCTGTCTGAGGACGATTGGGTAGAATATGATCAGACGAATAACAATTCGGTCGGCGTGTACGAATTTGAGTCAGATTtcgtgaaaatgaaaaagtgA